ttttgtttttattttgtaaacatgttTCTAAAGCCGTTAATCTCATAGTTAATAGATGATACAACATGTGCACAACATATTTTTGACGAGAAGCAATATATCCGGCTTTTAAAAAGGCTCACAAAGTTAATTTTTCTATGTcttctttatcaaaatttgtcaGAAATTGATTGTCAGCAGTGATTTTTATCATATTGGAGCTACCACGAATCTGTTTCATACAAATAAAGAACATTCCAGAGAGCCCAGTCCGCCATGATTAATGTCGCAGTGATCTCGTCATTTGTTTTACCGTCATCTTCTATAACGTTCCCATTAATTAACAAGCAGATAGACCTAACAAAACATACGTATTCAGGTAAAATCCTACCCATACTAGTGTAGCAAAAACCATATTTATCAATACGGATATGAATTAGAAACGGTTTgtatgaacaaaaacaatattacaTATTTCACTCAGGAGGCACAACAGTATGTAAACATCATATTTATTGGATGGATTTCTCATGTTTTACAATCttatatttaaactttatgaGTCGATTTATATGACTCAgaccttgtaaaaaaaaacttgttataCAATGAGGGCGCAGACTCAAATCTCACTAAACTccttaaaaaaatcagttttccCTAACTCAAAAATCCATTACATCAGCAATACAATCCTGCCCTAGTTTTATCTTCCCTCAGAGCAAATATGTGGTGGATGGGTAGGGTAATTGAGAGTAACCAACGGGTTTTCCAAGAGGTATggtcaaatttcaaaatcacaGTCATCTAGACGCCAAGCTAGATGAAAAATAAACTTCTTAGTACCCAAAAAAAACTACAGAAACCgttataataaataatagtGCGATATGCTGGGCAGTGATCATTTCTCCTCCACTGGATTTATCACGTGATGCACCATTGTCTATGGAGCCACCAATCCCTGTGGGCGTGTCCCCAGAGTTACCGGAATCTCCAGTACTTGGTCTTTGTACAGAAACCTGCGCAGTAGACGTCTGAAACAACTCACGGCCTTTGGAGTCAAAAATAAATCTGGAGGTAGATTTGGTGTCCATGGATACGCTAGCGGTAGTTTGGGTATGTTTAACACTGGCCCGGGTTATTCCAAGGTCTGTGAAAATGAAACCGGGGGTTGTAAGGGCTGTTGGTGTGCTAGGAATTTCTGTTACCTCCGATATAATGTCACCCCTTCTACTTTCGTTACGTTGATATATTTTCAGCTTGTTTCCTTCATTTACCAAATTTTGAATTGTGGTCATCCATTCTTGGTCCAAGGACTGCGGGGTCAGTGCATCGTCTGTCGTAGTCTCGTTTTTATCTCGTGATCGGAGGAATGCAATACATTTCCCGCCAAATATTAAGTTATACGCGCCAATGTAGTCCCTGAGGTATGCCCTGCATGAAGAGACCTTTTCTCTAAAGCAAGTAGCCGTGGCGGCTGAAATCCtgtgaataaaatcaaaatagaaaAGTAGACATAACATTTTGATGCATAAATATCtgtgtatacatttatttgagCACAgtgtatttaaatcaaatacgaACACATTAATGGGATATTTTACGACATACTGGTATATGTATTTGTTGATTCAAGAACACGCATCACTACTTGTATATGAATTCTATCGAGCCAGAGGAGTTTGACACTTACAGACACGATGCCTTCTGGGCGAGGTCCACCATGGACATGTTGGTGAGGTAAATTTTCATCAGGGCCTTCTTGATCGGCTTGGTCAGAGAATCCACACACCTCAGGGCCCGCAACTCCTGGGCCTTCCTCATGCATCGCAACTTCCTCCCAAACTCTGAAAATGGGTAGCACGGTCAAAACAATGTAACACTAAACGAATccaaattgttttttaacattttgatcAGGCGTGGCACTTACTGCTAAGTTTCTGGCATATAGTAGAGGACGTGTGATTTGCTATGGAGGAATTGAAAATCAGAGAGAAGAACCAGTCAGAGGGGCTCCGAAGAGGATTCGATTTGGCGGAACTCTCAGCACAGGGCAGCACGGCTTCATAGACACTGAAAGCATAAGGGTCACAGTTCATAAATGTATTAGTTTATTATTTCTGTCAAAGGTTTATTATTAAGTAAACGgttctctgaaaaaaaatatctgcgCGAATTCATGAATGAATTCATTAATTGTTGGTTTGCATCTCTTCGTAGACGTTTTGCTTTAAATTCTTGAAGGAATCCATGGAAACTACAATGTtcagatatgaaaaaaaaaacgttgttgttattgatataaagactttctttttttttcttttttttgaagAGTTGCAGATAATTTTAATGAGAGGATTCGGACTCCTGACGATGTGAGTACCCTGCCTACCTGCACCACCTGTGGACTGCACTGGCGAAGTCGCTGTTGTAGTGGGCGGGTGAGTCTGTGACGTTGTAATAGCCCGCGTGGACCAGACAGTCCCTCAGGTTGGGGTTTGGGGAGGAGGGTGTGGACCCCGGCATCAGCACTGACCCCACAGGGACGGTAGAACGACCCCCGGCCAACAGCAAGAGGACGACTGAAACCAAGATGTGTAAAGGTTCTATTTGGTAAGCATCGACTGCGTTTCATTTCTAAGAGGGTACAACGAACTTAATTGCATAACACCTCTCGTGCTGAACTTCtaaatttaatagaaaaaatattttcttaaaaactgaaatatagATTTGTTCTAGCATGTGAACATTATTGGACATAAAGCGGACgtgtttaaaattcttttttactatTACTGCGTATTTCTGTCAAATTGATTCACGTGTATTGCACAAGGAGATGTGTTATGTCAATTTGTACATTTTAGCTATTTTACGcttcaaatttttgttttgttctttctGTAGTATGGATGTCACAAATGGAGATTATTTGTCGCCTGTCATCCGTACGCTCATTCGCTAATCGTTCATTAACCCAGTGTCATGTGGcgtgttttattaattaacaaccGGGGACAACCATGTTTACagaacatttataatttattgtaatCTTTATTACTTCAGCCATAAAACATTCGTAAAATTGTACACTTCAAACACACGGTGTTGAACTGTAGTAATGACTTCACTCAAATGTTTTCTTCAGATCTTTCCAGAAAATTGTCTAAAATTTATAAAGCacatataaaagaaataaaacaataccGGATTCAATTAATAATAGATTTTAGCTTTAGAGCTGTAATATGTAGAAGTTTAaataacaaagaataaaaaaaacctctgtCTGTAACTCATTTTTGATCCATTATTTATAACTTTCTTTTATATgtctttatttgaaaaaatgtgaAGTCCAAATTCGTCCTTAATCCTTTATAGATATCACAGTATAtatgaatgatttttcaaaattactcATGAATGAGCCTTATAACGCTCATAGACTTCTTACGCATCTACAAAGTAAGAGCAAAAAGAGAAGCCCTCTAGTCACTTGTCATAATTGACCTTGAATCAAAGATGATGGACCGGGATGAGTGATGGAGACCCCCAGGAAGGTGGTCAGTCACGGACAACGCTACTCATAGCTTTATTAACCATTGTATGAAAAgattacataaaaagaaatgtgTTCTTTAAGATTAGGATTTTCACGAATATTGTTAAATCTCAGATGAAAAGAGGATTATTTTAggaataagaataaaaaaaaatatgtaattaaatattGGAATAATGAAGCCTTCcgttatgattttaaaaaaaacaacaataaaaatatatcacagaacaaaatattaaaatcttaaCAATGGCTCATCTAGTGCACGTGCATTACGAACAAAAGTAACGGGAGAGAAATGACAAGTCTTACCTGTAATTAAGTTGTGCATTTTATGATCCAGTAGTTTACTCTGTGACGGACCGCCAGGTGTCGCTGTGTGTGTCAGTGACGCCGGGGTCCCGGGTCCTGTCACCCCTCCCGCCCCTCCTCCATCTTGCTCCATCACATCCGCTCACCTTTCTATGGGTCACGTGCTatctttgacattgtaaattttttttttccttttttatatcaattactttgaaaactttCAATACTCTCTAATGTAATATACAAGGATTTtgtttgtcaaattttagagAACATTTATCTTATATGtgtaattcaaaataatgatTTCGAAGTGgatttcatctttaaaatttcattttttgcagAAATGCAAGCAATTTTTATAACATGAAGGAATCAATAGCTGtctgaagtaaaaaaaaaaaaaaataaacaaacttataAAATGTTAGCGTTTTAATGATTACAAATCTGATGTAGGTCTGTTACTAACTGATCGGTTGTTAAAGAAGTCTATAGATGTCAAGGCGAATATAAATCTAAATAAACGTTGCTTTCTTTGATATGCTGAGTCCATAAATTATCGTGGAGGACcgattttaattagattggagGAAAATAATTGCCAATTATTTTCTTACTTTCAAACAATCGTATTGtctgtatataaatacatagataataaagaaaattaacacaaaaacaaaaaataggtTTCCTGCTTACATTTATAGCCAATAAAAATATAGCTTGCAATCCTTTCGACTAACAAAAAGCAATATTCTCTGGGCTCTTCTAGAGAGACACGAACCGATTTATGGTCCGACGTAAAACGTTTGTTTGCCGAGAATCAATTGGAAATAAAGTATTTCCATGAAATTTACAAAGGACTGGACAAATCATATAATATTAGCACACACATGCAAAATGACAAGTGTAAACATTTGCTAAGAAAAGATAACACCTTTTTTCGTAATTCTGAGCATGCGTATTGGTTTCCAAGAAGCCAACGTAGGTCTTTAGAAGCTCGATAAAAAAAACCAGCTTGAATTTTCACCATGATAGAgtgaaatatgttattttttagatatgttttttgttttaaatacctCGTGCGGTTTCTGTTAGTTGTTAATATAAATAGAGTTTCGCTATGAATGTACCCTCAATCGGGGTTGTCTTTTTAAGGAAACGAACGATAGGACACTTCCACATAGTGACACATGTGATGTAATATTCACCCTTCGTCTTTTATCTTCTAGGGGTATTTTCAAAACCTTGTTGTTTTACAGGAAGCTTCAATCGGTTAATTAGGTTCAGATGTATAATGATCTGTTGACATGTTGGGATTTTACAACTCCTCCCTTTAAGATAATATTGTTATCAAATACTGTAGATCTAAattcttgaaatatttgaaacGGTGGTTTTACTTTGAATATGATTTACCTTTACTTCTGTTAACTATTTTACTTCATATTTACCATCCGAAACGGGGTTTGTTTCACTCTGTGTATTTCTCGTACCGTATACACTTACTTGGTAACTTTCACTGTTCACGAAGAACTGTTGAGactgataaaagaaaaaaaagtttaagatGTTTACATGTGTTACCCGGACACTTCGTAACACCTTTAGACAAGTTGAATCAATTCCTGATTACCTTCATATCGTTTGCAATGCGCATAAACTTTATCTCTGTCTTATGATCGGAAGGATAAGAGTTTTTGCAAAGAAGTAGTCGTTGGCTTTGCCTCAgtatcgatttcaattgtattttatCTATAAAGAAAATTGCGTTAAATTAAATCCTTAGAAATATTGTTGATATATAACTAAAACATTAAAAGCTTGCAGTTCAGTggtaaattttatttacttaacaGTTTTTACAGGTATCCAAGTTGTTCTGAGAAAAACTGAGTTAAGATTATCATTGAGAGATCTAACTTCGTACTTCCAGAGATTTGGGTACCCTGTAATGTAATGTTTATTACCATCGACTATAGATGGGGTCAATTACATTCGAAAGTAATTGATTAAACTACAATTACTTGTTTAAAATCCTCAATTAAAACTACCATTATCATTACAGTTCAGTTTAGTTTATTCGTTCTAACTAAATACAAGTGGAACATATACAAGtagaatacacaaaattacaAATCGTCAGAGGTATTCATACAGGTACATTTTCAAACAGGAAaaagatatgaataaaaaaggACAGATTACAGAATCAATACTGATGTAAGACTGTGGTATAAAGGATCAAAATAGGAAAACAACGAAGGGGAACAGACAGCAtcgaaaatatttcaaaatgaatacACAACATTTTCTTAGAGATTTAGAGTTACATTTAATCATGAGTTCagagaactttttaaaaaaattggtctTTTCCAGTATTTTGTGCATggatattttttccttatttcttctAGGCCCAAACAGTCAAAAATATAGTGAAATTCATCGGCAATGAGACCTTTATTACACAATAAACATAATCTCTCATTTACAGGAGTGTAATACCATCTGCCTTTCCTTACAGGGAGACGATGGTTTGATGTacgaaatttaatttttaatcttcTTTCTTAGTTTTACAGGTAAAATATCGAGATACTTCTCAAAGCcaaaattttatacacatgaaCTTTGGAATAACAATTATATATCATTGGACCATATTTGACCAAATTTGTCTTTTAATCTTTGATTTACAGTAGCAGTTAACCAttttaaattgacaaaattATGGTTCTGCCAGACATATTGTAGCCCGCCCATGttcaaaattctttgaataCAATCTATCCGTGGACTTTtacagttgtgaaaattaatatatgtacactgtatatacaattttgtttagaAGGATTTAAAAGGATTTTCAAATGTAACTAATTAGATTACAATTAATTTGCAATTGTAATTAATTGAATTACAcataaaattagataaaaatacattttttgcattaaagcaGATATGAAATGTACAAACTAAACATTAATCTCCTCTTTCCTCTTTATAAATTGGGAAAATACAGATAAGGTGAATCTGGGGTGGAGAGCAGACTTGCATTTGAAAGCATGACTTAATAGTTTGTACAGttcaaataacatttattttatttgtaaaaaaaaaaaattgaagtcaatAAATATTTGGAAATATTAATTTCCCCaataagatatttaaatttttgaataaaagagATTGAGCATACCATCAAAATTATTTGTCCCTaacaaattcataaataaaagagACATTGATATTCATATTTGATTAATTAGGAACTTCATGATTAGATAATATGTAAGTGAAAAAGTTTATATCATAGAACTACACGTATGTTTGGTAAAAGTGCATTTAAGTCCTCTTCCTAATTTGATCTTGTATTGTTTTATACTTTTGTACTATTGGAAGTGTGGGGGACAATTGACAGTGGACAGCTTCgttatacatatttaaatgtaaaatcatcactgtgtaattgaaagtaatttgaattacataccttctttgaaaaaaatcattaaattaccattatatgtaatcaaaaaagggtcaattacacattaattttaattacacaaaaatttataattaattacactgaattatcataaaaaattaccattaccccatccctgccATCGCCCCTACTCGATAACACAGGTGAGAACATATTTTTGTGCATACTATTTATTATCAACTCGTAACTTTCAACAAAAATTttcaactaataaaaaaaatctgaattcaCAGTTTGTCCCTCTACTTGATATTTAGTCTTTTGTAAATTTGCATTcatatgttttgaaaaatttcttatacgcgttttttttctgatttctaAACTTTTGCTTTCTTGGAACACCCACCACTCCTGTTTGGAGAGCTGTATTGGGTTGACATTGATTAATCTGTTTATCCGTGTGGCTGTCAGTGGGGATAGGACGACAGTCTCTGTCACAGGCCCTCCATGTCTGGTGTACCTACCGCTGACAGTACCGCCATTTGTTTCTTACTGCGGTGTTACCCACTTGATTTATCGTTTCTGCACAATGACGAGATATTAATCTTACCTTCAACACTTTTATCTCGGGTACCTGTGGTTCGTGCACTTTAAACATTGCAtctcaaataaatcaaacactTGCACGTCTTCTTATCTGGCTATGGGCTAAAGTACTTATGTATCGcagaagaaaaacatttttgagtaacaatctttttgtaaaaaaatggATATATTTGTTCAACTCTGCAGGATTCTTTGAAAAAGAAGTAATATAAACGCTTGATAAGACCTTGTAAATCATGCATAGGTGTGACCGTTCTTTGCTTATAAAAGACACTGAAATTTAATTCAGAGATACAACGATAAAAAGTGCACTAGAGAATGCCGACATTCGCTTTATTTTTGTTGGGATGTTGTGTTCTCTCAGTGAGAAGTTTCCTGCCTTCCAAAGAGAGCACTGATGGAAGACAAGATCACACACATGCCAGCATCACACAGGCCGCCATTTATCACGCTACTTCTGACGTCATCGCCAACGTCATTAGTCCAGGAAAATACAACGCGTCAGATCCCGATACGACAATTACAACGTACTTCGGTAATGTACAAATTCTCCGTATGgtgttaaggttttttttaacttgttaatTCGATTTTTATGTTTAAGCGCATTTGAATgtctttgaatgaaaaaaaaattcttattcaaAAGATCACGACGCACTCATACATTTCGCTCAGACGATAATAGATATCGTGAACAAAAACAACTTGGCTCAGAGAACTTATAGAGATGACGCCTCCAGAACAATGAACTGTGAACAAATTGTACCAGGTAAATTGGATTTTGGTCTTCAATTTTCAACAAGCAGAACCCTAGTGTAGAAATCCCCATATAgctaatttctaaaaaaaaaaaatctcatgattatacttataaaatgtacataaaatttgataaatatcagACCAAGCatctttaacttttttataaCTAGTATTCAAATGTAATATTATTATCCATTTCTTTTAAGGACATCTGCTTCTTCAGACCCTTAGGGATAAGATAATCCACCAATCACAAACCGCCAACCCGAACTGGGACGCTGTGAGAGATCTGATTGGACAATATCTCTTCACATTGCAAGAGTTTTACAGCAACACAAACTGGGTGGAGATGTTTGGAGACCGCGTGTGTCGAGAGCTAGGTCAGTTATAACTACGCTGTTATCTAAGTTGACGTCCTGTTGCACGGTAGAACGATATagatcatgtaaaaaaaaaaagagtgtcACAGTGCTAATGAGAAATTCCACTTCAACTGTGGAACCATTTCAACGCTGACATTTGAATGATAACACCGCTGATACCAAGGCTCAATGTTGCAATACATCCGTTAATAGAATGAGATCATCTGTAATTTACCAGGCGTTGTTATGATACATCCAATTGTATATATCGGGTGTAGTTTCGACAACTTCTTTATAATTCTTTCATCTCTTTATACATGAAAGTTTAGGGAGATTTCTGCGCTGGTCGAATTCCGAATCGTAGACAAAAATCCAAGGATAATTCTACCATTTTGCATTACTATGATCCTTTGCTCGCCTCGACCCCTGACATTGACCTTTCATTTAACCAGacataaaatcatgaaaagaTTAAAAGGGCAtagtcacaattttggtcaaaaacttGTTTTCCcgtttttagacggggtcacgtgaccccatctattggtttactgtcagccaaagtctcaaaccggaaggcgcgcgtagaacacatgaattgagtctacgcgtaagaaaatagtgcagaaagttttcatgcatttcagtaaatatgtattataaaacacgcattaaatcttctTAAGTCCTccgtgtataaacaaaattctatttagaaaataaacaaatagttttattgatcaaaatattcttgcttgggttcaaatgtggaatgagttacgtaattgaatgcacagcgccgtttactattcagttggtgtacgagctcattaatcaatagaagaggttgatggtggaatcaaaattaaagttcccaaacgcaatgtgccatttttgaaaagttgtgaattttattttgacaatcttttacctaatactaccaaacttcatgcgcaagccgaagttaaaatcgggacgggttatacacagatgttttacaaattaaataggtgtttcattggcttccagtctacttgcggtatgactgctgttcgtctctaaaggaattttgtacaaagaaaataaaaacaaatctgaatttgccttctcgttcgttggctcttaGTCGATTAAACtggatttaaattttaaacaatgcattgtaagcaaaatctataatagattttacattttggaagacttatacatcatataatatatacaatcttatcgattgaagaaccaagttcaatgttaaatattaatgttcatgttttccggcttagttggaatcaggcgtggggtgaattacattgtaaaataatgcattacattaccattacttcatgaattatgGCATTAGATTACCATTAcctttacttaattttcttgaagtaatgcattacattaccattacatgagtaaagtaatgcattatcattactttgtgaaaagtcaataagttttaaaaaagttatttaaaaactataaataaagaactctcagtactttgattaatgttTGTAaccacgattttggtcaaaaacttGTTTCCCCGTTTTTAATGTTCGTAATGCTTTAGTAAGGTATTTCTGataatcaaccaaaatttgaatgtattttcttcgaattataagcaagatacagagctcacacttctttgttatgtaaacaaagctcaggtCCACGTTTAGACTTAAAATGAATGACTTTTGTGACAAACGTTAGGAGCTGTTTATCTTTGTTCAAAACACATAAGCCAAAAAAAATGGGGTTGAAAAAGAACTCCAACCAGTATATTGAACCATGGTAAACAGAAACATGACACGAGCCTTGTCTACATTACAAATAATTGTGAGCTgtatatcttgcttataactctacgactgagcCTTATAATAAAAGTGAAATGTACCTACAATTAGACAGTGAGACAGCTAGATAGAGTCGTACAGAACGAACGAACATACCAAAACCAGCATGCCTCTTTTTTGGTGACGAATGATGAATGTGGTATTTAGGGGgatgaaacattttttattgtttgttaaaatgactGATATGTTTTTGAAACAACAAATCAGTTTTACACTAAGAGTCCTGTGTAGAATTCCTCTGACAATGATGTTAACCATCCACAGTTGTACTTTACTATGTGGTTCATACCGGTAacgtcttttttatttatttacttttgaaaattacAAAGAGTTTCTCCCGGAAGCATTTATTATATATGAGCAGTAGTTGATAATGGATATGTACTATGCCATttaatatcatatgaaaatataattacagGAATTTCGGGAGAATCTCTTCCGTATAAAGTGTCTGATCACGACAAAGTCACTTGTACGAGCTGTAATTATACCAAAGAGGCGTAAGTTGACGATGATATCTTTTCaagaatttatataaataaacaaaattcactaaacgctaaaaaaatatttttaaaaaatttcaaagtttctTGTAGTTGAGTGTGTTTGAATGGTTGAGTAATGCTACATGAACCCACGAGTTAACTTCGTCTTCTTGTATCCCCAGAGTTCAGCAGTATTCTTGTGTTGACAACATGCGCTCTGACGGACAGCTCCTGACCAGTGGATACACCAGCTACCAGAACATCAACAAACCTATAGGTAAAACTGCACGAcagcaaaaaaaatattttatcttataaCAGATTAAAATTGTATACTGGTACAagtaattcatttttgattctCAGGGCAATTTCCGCAAAACATGGGAAAGTGTAGTCATGGCGGTCCATATGATAACAGCAAAGACATTCCCGCCATAGGGGGGATAAACAAGGAAACATCGAGTCCAGAGTTGTCTCCTCATTTTGACCTACATCAGTCGGCTGGGGAGGCAGCCATACAGGCAACCTACGACTTTTTTGTCGGGAACGGTAAGCAGAAGCTatgcatgttttaattttgatttttactgagaaaaaatatttagatggGTGTCTTGTTATACCATTGCAGGCACAGGCCTCCTCTCTGTTCTGGGAATTGAAAAGTTTAAGGAAGTCATGGTAATGAGCTACAAGAATCCCTGTTATAACTGCCTTGCCCCGGGTCTGTCTGTGGTATTTGTTATAGATGACACGGGGTCCATGAGCGGAGAAATCATGCAAGCAACTCAGCACAGCATTGATATCGTTAACCAAGCTAAACTCCTTGGATCCAATGGACCTTCAAACTTTATTCTTTCAACCTTCAATGACCCAGGTATAATATAAACTGGTACAAGTTCAGGAACTAAGACTTTATGATCCTGGCCTCTGGAtcaagaagttttttttaaacttaattaaatttcaattaattataaaatgagAAGTTGTCATAAAATTACGCTTAAAATTTGCAACTACACATGTATCAATATAGTCATATTTcaaaagtatttcattttaaatgtgtttaatccgaagaaaataaagacaatatagatatcctctatgtATATAAGTGtctaaatgataaatattaatgGGAGACAACTTATCATTAGAAGCAGTAGTAATTATCTaagatttattttgaatagGTGAATCTATTAAAGTAAATATTAATGCTACAATACGCCTATCTATTCTATCGTCTTATTTAAATGGAAATACTTATCAGAAGACTTGAAtcatcaagtttgttgacatacaaaTAGTTGCGAATGATCGTcggtttgaattgactcgaacgagaaacagttgttgatgtttttcAAAACAGACACTAGCCTAATGATTCGAAGTTGGAAAAAtcgaataaggatgcttactggtggtgaaataaaagataaaaaaggtaACAGGTACGGTTTTTTATAGAAACACAACCAAAGCGTTCTTTTTTCATccaggatgaactccttgatagcgAAGTAAGCTAACGTGATTTGAACTTTTATAAACTAACCAGTTTTaggttttccttcatatttttaatttaaatcttcGACAAAAcccattttaaatcaattttttgtagTTGATATGTTTATgtggaaaatatttgaaaataggtcactgaagcgttgaagcgagatgctgtgtcaaaaatagttcggaccggaagtatttgataaagcgcATCTTGTTTGATAcaacaaaggtttatcacacgggtgtTATACCACTacatttatgatatattatatagTATTTTCTTCAAATgctgttattaattaattatcttttatcatgtttaaataaaaagcacacggacatacacaactatgtaagtttgttttattttttatctcatacgtgtggtgtataaaCCTTTGCTTAATCAAATACTTCCAGTCAGAACTATATTTTACACAGCCTTTCAGTGACcaagtttttaaagattttcctgtatattccACATCACCATTTCCACTTACAAACATGATTTCAATCGTATTTTGTCGAGCATTTAAATACCAAAAACAAGGAAACACCACGGTGTGTTGTTGATAAAACTGCGAATCAC
This genomic window from Magallana gigas chromosome 5, xbMagGiga1.1, whole genome shotgun sequence contains:
- the LOC105319430 gene encoding uncharacterized protein; the encoded protein is MEQDGGGAGGVTGPGTPASLTHTATPGGPSQSKLLDHKMHNLITVVLLLLAGGRSTVPVGSVLMPGSTPSSPNPNLRDCLVHAGYYNVTDSPAHYNSDFASAVHRWCSVYEAVLPCAESSAKSNPLRSPSDWFFSLIFNSSIANHTSSTICQKLSKFGRKLRCMRKAQELRALRCVDSLTKPIKKALMKIYLTNMSMVDLAQKASCLISAATATCFREKVSSCRAYLRDYIGAYNLIFGGKCIAFLRSRDKNETTTDDALTPQSLDQEWMTTIQNLVNEGNKLKIYQRNESRRGDIISEVTEIPSTPTALTTPGFIFTDLGITRASVKHTQTTASVSMDTKSTSRFIFDSKGRELFQTSTAQVSVQRPSTGDSGNSGDTPTGIGGSIDNGASRDKSSGGEMITAQHIALLFIITVSVVFFGY